In the Methanomassiliicoccales archaeon genome, one interval contains:
- a CDS encoding cytidine/deoxycytidylate deaminase family protein, which yields MARPDNDTYFMKMAELVATRSTCLRRQVGAVIVKEKRVLATGYNGAPRGLKHCAEVGCVRVQNNVESGTRHELCRGVHAEQNAIIQAAYFGVSIKGGTIYTTNFPCVLCAKMLVNAGIEEVVYKDEYIDELSKNILNESKVRVRRFG from the coding sequence ATGGCAAGACCAGACAACGACACTTACTTCATGAAGATGGCTGAATTAGTGGCTACCCGCTCAACATGTTTAAGAAGACAGGTGGGCGCCGTGATAGTGAAGGAAAAGCGCGTTCTTGCAACGGGTTACAATGGTGCCCCAAGAGGCCTCAAACACTGCGCAGAAGTGGGGTGTGTGAGGGTTCAAAACAATGTTGAATCCGGTACGAGACACGAGTTGTGTCGAGGCGTTCATGCCGAACAGAATGCGATCATTCAGGCCGCCTATTTTGGAGTAAGTATCAAGGGTGGCACGATTTACACGACAAACTTCCCCTGCGTCCTTTGTGCGAAAATGTTAGTAAATGCTGGTATAGAGGAAGTGGTTTATAAGGACGAATATATCGACGAGCTCTCAAAGAATATTCTCAATGAAAGCAAGGTTCGAGTTAGGCGTTTTGGGTGA